TCAAAAGAGCGATCGACCTTTCCCCCATCCGCATCCATCCGCGTGTATCTGCGGTTCAAAAGTGCGATCGGCCTTTCAATAGTAACATTGACCATTGTTTCCCCCTCGTGCTACAATCAAACAATAATCTTCGTAATTACCAATTGCCAAGATGACGCAAGCCGAAAAAATATCAATCTCCTTACCACAATCGCTACTACAGTTTATTGAAACCTACAAAATTACTAAAGGATGCAAATCCCCATCCCAAGTAATAGAAGTAGCTCTCGAACTATTGCGAAATCAGGAACTAGAATCCGCTTACCGACAAGCATCCAGTGAAATTGACACCGCTTGGGATCTAACAATTGCCGATGGATTGACAGATGAAACGTGGTGAAATTTACTATGCTAATCTCAGTCCAGCGGTTGGTTCTGAGATGGATAAACGCCGTCCCGTGCTGGTAGTGAGTAATGATGCAAATAACTGTGCAGCCGACACAGTTACAATTATACCAATTACCTCTAATGTCACCCGTGTTTATCCTTTCGAGGTTTTAATTAGTTCAGAAGACAGCGGTTTACCCAAACCTTCCAAAGTGCAAGCGCAACAAGTGCGGACAATTTCTAGACAACGGCTGGGTGCTAATGTGGTGGGAAACTTGAACCCGGAAATGATGCAATTGATAGATGCTGCTCTCAAACTTCACTTAGACTTAGATTAACTTGCCGTGCGATCGCCCTTTCCCCCATCCCCATCCATCAGCGTGTATCTGCGGTTCAAAAGTGCGATCGACTTTCCCCCCATCCGCGTCCATCAGCGTGTGTCTGCGGTTCAAAAGTGCGATCGACCTCAACTTCATTAGAATAGACAAACAAAATCTAACTTGTTATAATAACTAAAACTCCCTCTTATGCAATATCACATAAATTCATGATAGCTAAAGATCAGTTTTGGATTATTAAAAACTCAATCAGCACAGATCGACAAGGACAACTCAGTTTAAACCTCGAAACCAAATCAACAGAGTATCGCGTGCTCGTCAACGAAGCCGGACAAATCTTATTAGACCCGATCGCCAATATACCCGATCGCGAACAGTGGTTGTGGCAAAACCCACAAGCATTAGCATCAGTCCAAAGAGGTATCCAACAAGCAGCTAAAGGTGAAGTACACAATTTAGGTGATTTTTCGGAGTATGCTGATTTGGAGATTGAAGAGGAATGAATTTTAGCATAGAATTTTCTTCATCAGCTAGAGAGAGCTTGGTGAGTCTTCAGGAATTAGATACAAAACAATAGAATAAAGTCCTAAAAACACTTGGGTTAATGGTAACTAATTTACGCCATCCCAGTTTAAAAATCCATAAATATGATACCTTATCAGGCCCTAATGAAGAAGAAGTATTTGAGGCCTACGTCGAAAACAAAACACCAGCAGCATTTCGAGTTTTCTGGTATTACGGCCCGAATCAAGGAGCAATTACAGTTATTGCAATTACTCCTCACCCTTGAGTCGCGATATATCCGCGTTGATAAGCCATCCGTTGCGGTTCAAAAGCGCGCCCTTTCGTCAAAAAGATATCTCGCCCTTATCACTTATTACACAAACTCAACAGGTATAACCATTTTTTCACGGTTGTACACTTCATAAATCAAATGTATTTACAACTCTGCTGTCGATCGAGTGAGCGATTGCCTGACTCGCTGCAATTTTTGCAGACGCAACTGCTCTGCCAGCATCGCATTAATTTCTCCTAATTCTAAATTAACTTCTTGAACCTCCATGCGAGTTCGGTGGAGATTAGCAAGCAAGCGTTTAGATGTTTCTGGGTCGGGGATGTGGGGTTGCTTATTCATCACAAATTATATTCCATTTTAACTTCTTCAATACTACGCTGAAGCGTAGTAAATTAGCGTGTTTGTATCCAAAACGTACATCTAAAAGCTCTCCCGCAAAATGTCTTCCCCCGACTCGCTACGAATCTCCTCCAAAGTAGGAAAATCTTCTGCCCACGTTCCACCGAGGGCATAAACCAATTCCTGCCAAGAAGTTAAAGAATCTACTGTATCGGTGGATTTGTGGGCATTCAGGTACTTGGCACGAATAAACTCAGCGAAAGCGAGAATTTCGCTAGCTTGGTTTTGGGGAAGGGTTTTGACGATCGCGTAAATTTGTTCAATAACAGTCATAATCGGATTATAGATAAAGTGCAATTTATCTTTATTTTAGTAATTATAGTTGATTTATTTCCCAAAGCGATCGCCCTTTCCCTCATCCGCGTCCATCCGCGTTGATCTGCGGTTCAAGCAGTTAAAATAGAAACATCATTCCCTCCCAACCATCAAAATCTATGAAAATAGAAGACTATCCACTTGCCAAAGAATTAATATTCGATACCGAAGGCAACATCAGTCAAGTCATTCTCAACTATACCGACTATCAGTATCTCCTAGAGGCGATCGAAGATAGAGGACTTCTCCAGGCTATGCGCCAAGTAAAAGATGAAAAGCCGTTAAGTTTACAGGAAGCACTTGCCGAACTCGAAAAAGAATGAAAGTCGAATATCTGCCCAGTTTTTTAAAGGATTTAAAAGCTCTTAAAAGTGCGCCTGTCTTTGAGTAAGTCAAAGCGATCGTTTTTGAGGAAATTTCCAATGTTACTGATTTACAGACAATTATTAACTTAAAAAAATCAAAATGCGATGACAATGCCTATCGGCTTCGGGTTGGGGAATATCGAATAGGTTTTTATTTTGATGGCGAGACTATTACTTTTGTGAGGATTCTCCACCGGAAAGATATTTATCGCTACTTTCCGCCATAAATGTGTTTTCCAGATACCTTGAATTGGCGTGCGAGATCCCTTTCCCCCATCCGCGTTTATTGTGGCACGGGTGTCTCACTTGTGAATCATCTGCGGTTACAAAAACCACCCTCACTCCCCCGCCAAAACCTCTCTCACCCTGTCCCTAAAAAAACGCACGGCCGCCCTTTGTCCAATAGTTTTACTTTGCTCAATCAAAATGGGGATTTGTGCGATCGGCAAAAACCCAAAAGCCAAACTATTCTCCCTCTCTTCGTAATTCCTCTCAACCAAGCGATAAACTACCAGAGATTGAGGAGGAGTCGATATAGTTGTTACCATTTCAAGTGCGATTACTTAAGCTTTCATTGATTTTAACACAATACTAAAACTCAGGCTCTCATCAACCCGGTTTCTACGAGCAATCTTCGTTAAACAACGAGCAATCTACATAGAAACCGGGTTTTTGACCTCTGGGGAGTATCTGAATCAATAGATTTTACTGCGCTTCAAGTCGTTTCTTTCCTGTGAATCATTAGATTGTGGCACAGGCATCTTGCCTGTGAATCATTAGATTGTGGCACAGGCAAGATGCCTGTGCATTGATTGTGGCACAGGCATCTTGCCTGTGACTAATCATTGATTGTATCCCACCTGTAAATCATCGGTTAAAAAAGTATATGAATCGCAGCCATCCCCCAGAGAATCCTCATTTTCAACTACTAACCAGAAATCACCTGATTCAGTAAATGAGCCTGAGAACCTTCAAGACGGGGGCCGTGAATCTGCACCACCAGAGAAGCCAAATAATTGCCCCAACGAGCCGCTTGTGCAGCACTCAAACCATTAGTAATGCCAAACAAAACACCGCCCGCAAAAGCATCGCCAGCACCCACAGTATCGATCGCCTTTACGGGAAATCCAGCCACATCCACAATCTGTTTGTTCTCCACCACCATGCAGCCCTTATCCCCATTCGTGATAAAAGCCAAATCCGAAATCGCGCTCATCTTCCGAGCGCACTCTTCCAGAGATTCCTCCTTAAAAAAGCTCCGCACCTCGTCAGCATTGCAAAAAATCACATCGCAATATTCCGAAACCACCTTGTGAAAATCATCCGCAAATCGATCGACCAAAAAGCCATCCGAAAAAGTAAAAGCCACCTTAACACCCAGACGCTTAGACTCTTCCATCGTCTTAATACTAGCCTTTCTGGGTTCAGGAGCATCCCAAAGATAGCCCTCAACATAACTGTACTTGCAGTGAGACAGGCGATCGACATCAATATCAGTCGCCGCCAGAGTAGTAGAAACCCCCAAATTAGTACACAGCGTGCGTTCCGCATCCGGCGTAGTCAGCACGACACAAGTACCCGTCGGCCCGTTAGACTCAGTAGCAGGATGCACATTAAAATCAATCCCGGCTTCCAGCAAATCTTGGCGGTAAAATTCGCCGTTAGTATCCTTAGCAACCTTCCCCGAATAATAGCCTTTACCGCCGCTCTGAGCCAAACCAATCATCGTATTGGCCGCAGAACCCCCCGATCGCATTTGCAGCGAATTGTGTTCCAAATCGTGCAAAAGTCCCCCCTGGGTTTCCGAATCCATCAGCGTCATCGCGCCGCGATTCAGCCCGTGCTTGACCACAAATTCATCTTCGACTAATGCTAAGATGTCCACCAGGGCATTGCCCACGCCAAACACATCCACGGAACCGGATTCTTGATTATTTTGAGTCATTGCTACTTTTTTGTTTACGCTAACTATCAACTCTATAATAAATCGGATGAAAGTCAATATCCCAAATTTTCCAATCCTCAATCCCGAATCACCAATCTACAAATCCCCAATCCTCAATCCCGAATCCCCAATCTATAAATTCCCAATCTATAAATCTCCAATTTAATACTATTTTGAAAAATTGTCACTACGCTTATTAATAAGCGTAATAGAAATTATTTGTCATAATCATAAATTGCCGGATACGGCAGTGCCGTGTCCCTACAGGTCAAAGCTTCTAATTTCTTTTTTGTAGTAATATTTGTTACGCTTGGTATAAAATCTACCAATCGCCAATCGCCAATCTAAAAAGCCCCAATCCTCAATCTAAAAATCTCCAATCTAAAATCTCAGATTTAAAATCGATACAGGTCAAAACCTCTAATTTATTTTTTGTAGCAATGTTTTTAAGGCTTGGTATAAAATCTACAAATCCCAATCTCCAATCTCAAAATCCCCAATCCTCAATCTAAAAATCCTCAATCTAAAATCTAAAATCCAAAATATAAAATCGATATGGCTTATCTCCCACCTTTAATTCAGCAGATGTTGGAGCCTGGGTTTTACCCCCACAGCGTCACAAAACCAGTCCAGCTTATTCAGACTCACATTTCCTTTGTCTTGCTGACGGGAGATTATACTTACAAAATCAAGAAACCAGTTGATTTTGGTTTTTTGGACTATTCAACATTGGAAAAACGGCAGCACTTCTGCATTCAAGAATTGGAAATGAACCGACGCACAGCACCGGAAATATATCTCGAAGTTTTGCCAATTGTTCAAAGCGACGATACGTTTCACTTTGGCAGTAATGAACTCGATGTAACTCCGGCAGAACTTGCTGTAGAATATGCACTAAAAATGCGACAGTTTCCTCAAGATTCGCTGTTGCTCAGTTTGTTGGAGCGCGGATTGTTGACCGAGCAAGTTATGGCAAATTTAGGGCGAGAAGTTGCCAACTTTCACAGCACGGCAATTAGCAATAGCTACATTCGTACCTTTGGCGAAGTCGGTCAGATTCGCACAGTAATAAATAACAATTACCGCATTTCGCAAAAGTATATCGGTGGGCCGCAGACTCAGACTCAGTATCAGGAAACCAAAGATTATAGTGATGGGTTTTTTGCGGAAAATCAAGAATTGTTCAATCTGCGGATTGCTAATAATAAAATTCGCGAGTGCCACGGAGATTTGCACTTACGGAACATCGCACTGTGGCAAGATAAAATATTGATATTTGATTGCATTGAATTTAACGAGCCTTTTCGGTTTGTTGATGTCATGTACGATATCGCTTTTACAGTCATGGATTTAGAATCGCGGGGACGCCGAGATTTAGGCAATGTTTTTCTCAATACTTACATCGAACAAACTGGCGATTGGGAAGGATTGCAAGTGCTGCCGCTGTATTTGAGCCGTCAAGCTTATGTGAGAGCAAAAGTAACTTCGTTAATGTTGGACGATAGCTCGGTTTCTACGGCGGAAAAAGCACAGATTTCACAGACTGCCGCTCATTACTATAAACTGGCTTGGGAATACACAAAACTGCGCCCGGGAAAGTTAACTTTGATGTCTGGTTTGTCTGGTTCTGGGAAGAGTACAGCGGCTCGATATTTGGCCCGCCGCACTGGGGCGATTCACATTCGCTCCGATGCTGTTCGCAAACACTTAGGCGGAATTCCATTAAATGAACGCGGCGGGCAAGATTTGTACTCGGATGAGATGACGGCACGGACTTATGGTAGATTGTTAAAGTTGGGCATAATGCTGGCTCAGCGAGGTTGGGATGTGATTTTAGATGCTAAGTTCGATCGCCAAAACTGGAGAACCGATGCAATAAATCAAGCTCAATCCCACGGCTTGTCGCTGCAAATCGTGTACTGCACCGCACCAATGGCAGTATTGCGACAACGACTGCAACAGCGCACGGGCGATATTTCCGACGCGACAGCAGAACTATTGATCTCGCAGCAAGCCGAAGAAGAACCTTTTACAGAATTAGAGCAAATTTATGTAAAGGTTGTAGATACCGCGCCCGACTTAGAGGTACAATTAAACTTGATTTGTGGGGAGTAGTTGCAGTGCGATCGCCCTTGCGAATCTTGATTCTCTGCTAATATTGTCAATATCTTTCTGTATTATTACAAAAACAACTTGCAGCTCATGGCAAAATTTAACGGAGACTCCAAGGGGTTTAACCCCGCGCTGATCTGGTTTGTGTTGTTTACCGTTGGGTTTCGCTTAGTAGGATGTATACTGCCCATAAGTATTGGCCTTGGTGTCCTTGGTGGTGTGGCCGCAGGTTTAATGGTCGCTTGGTGGCACAACGAACTACTACTCAACCCGAATACACGTTCCAAGGAGAAAACCTCGGATGCTATCCTCAATAAAGAAGTCGTGGAAGTAGACGGCCATAAATATAAAACCTCCCGGCGTGAAGCTACTTCACTGTTTGACTGGCTGTCAGAACCCGAAGATCGCCGCTAGCACGAAAAACTTTTTTTATTATTGAGTTTTGAGCTTTAATTTTAACATTGTAAAATTCAAAACTCAATCATAAAAATTAAACTTTTAGGTCAAGATAATTACTATCCCTGGTACTCCTAAGCTTGCCTATATTGAAATTATCTGCTTTGAATATGCGGTTCTTGTATTAATAAAATATTGGTAATAAGTCTACTAATCACCAATTACCAACTATATCATTTCCGGTAGATTACCGTAAAAAAACAGTTTGTAGTGCGGAATTTATTCCGCTCTCAGGCTGCGGACTAAAGTCCGCACTACGAACCAATCAGTTTGTAGTACGGACTTTAGTCCGGTCTCATGCTGCGGACTAAAGTCCGCACTACGAACCACTCAGTTTGTAGTGCGGACTTTAGTCCGCTCTCATGCTGCGGACTAAAGTCCGCACTACGAACCAGTCTTACTGCTGTTAATTTATATGACGCAATATTACCAATTCCCAATTCCCGATTACCATTACCGCTAACTAGCAATTTGCATTACTTGCTGAATGTTTCTATTTCTGTCTAAACTTCTGCCGCTGTTGATTTATCCTTTGGGGTTGAGTTGCTTGTTGATGATGGCGGCTTTAATCACCCTTTGGAAACGTCCCAAATGGGCGGCGGCGCCAATGGCTGGGGCTCTAATTATTTTACTGCTTGGAAGTACCGGTTGGGTGTCGAAATCGTTAGTTCGATCGCTCGAATGGCAAAATATACCAACCGCCGAACTTCCCCAAGCATCCGCGATTGTTGTCTTGGGCGGCGGTGTCAAAGCCGCGCTAGCGCCCCGTCCTTGGGTAGAATTGGGCGAAGCGGGCGATCGTATAATATACGCTTCCCGACTTTACCGTCAAGGCAAAGCTCCCCTGTTAGTTCTGACTGGCGGTAGAGTAGATTGGAAAGGCGGGGGCTCTCCCGAATCGGCAGATATGGCAGAAATTGCCCAAACAATGGGCGTACCGGCATCAGCAATTCTGCAAGATCCCGATTCCCACAACACCTATCAAAATGCCGTCAACGTGCGGAAAATATTAGACGCTCAAGGTATACAAAACCAGGTTTTGCTAGTGACATCGGCGATGCACATGACTCGATCCCTCTTAATTTTTCAGCGTCAGGGAATCAAAGTAATTGCAGCACCAACCGACTTTCAGATAACGCAGCAGGATATCGCCACCTCTCAAAACAATGGTCAAGCATTCGCCTTAGATTTATTGCCGGATACCTATTATCTACACCAGTCCACTAAAGCTTTGAAAGAATACATCGGCTTAATGGTGTATCGCCTGCGCGGATGGCTTTAAGAGATTTTAGATTTTAGATTTGGGATTTGGGATTTGGGATTGAATATCTTAAGTTAAGAAGGAAGTTCGGCCGCCCTTGCAATGTGCGGGATGTAGCGGATGTAACGGATGCAACAATTCCCACTGACAACTGTCAACTGTCAACTATCCACTGACAACTGTCAACTGTCAACTGTCAACTGCTATATGTTAGCTTAAAGTCATTACAGCCAATATTTGCCACAGTCGCCCCCAAACAATCATGTTGCCCCACGAGTTGCAAAACGTTGTCCCAGAATCGACCCCAGCAGCCGAAATTTTCCAACAAAACCAAATTGTTCGCGAGTTTTACGGCGAAATTAAGTACCGTCAAGAATTAGAACGTCACTGTCAGTGGTACTACGCTACAGCCAAGCAGCACCAGCAGGAATTGCAGAAAATGCAGGGAGACTTCAACCTTTTCGGTTGGTTCTGCCGCCGACGGTCGAACAATTAAGCATTAAACAAAAAAAGATGGTTTGTAGTAAGGACTTTAGTCCGGCCGCTGGTTAAAAGCCTGAGAAAAAACTGAATTCCTCACTACAAACTCTTTGATAGTTATGTTACCGGATTTGATATTAGTTGCCAAAAGCAATGCAACTGTAGGAAATCTCCAAACCCTTATCTCATCAGTCATATCATGTCCGGTCTATTACTATAACAATGAAAGTTCGTAGTGCGGTCTATTGACCGCATAATGCTGCGGACTTTCGGGCGCACTACGAACCTATCTTATTGCGGTCTATTGAACGGACATGATATCATTCCCAATCTCAAATCTCAAACTTGTTCGCTCGCGAAGTCGAAGAATCTAAAATCTAAAATGCTATGAGATTATCTTTGGGTTCCGGCTGCAAGTTTTGAGAGTGCTAGACTTCCGAAGATATCAATTCGACTTCATCTTCTTTGAAGTGAGCTCGAAATTTTTTGTCAAACTGAACTAGAACCGGCCAATTAGCACTGACAGGTCTGCCGTGCCATTCGTGAACGATCGCCACGACTTCTCCTTCCATACCCTTAATATCAAATGGTTGACTGCGATTTTGAGGGTGGTGGTAGACAACAACAGAGTTTTTAATGCAAACGCGATCGCCAATTTTCATAGCTAAAAATTTAGTGTTCTCTCTTCAAAGCTCTACAAAGCCTGCAAGTGGATAACACCTGCCGGCTTTGGGGACAGTCTTTTCATCTTCCCACAGAAGTAGAGCGAAAACTCATAGGACTTATGCACGGGTGGCAAGAAACCGGGTTTTTTACGAAAATCCTTCGCGGTAGTCGGCAATCAGGGTAAAAAACCCGGTTTCTTCGGTCTCCGCGCGTCCATAACTGACTCCAAGAAAATTGGCGGTTGTCTGTCGGTACTTCGATCGCCCGTCCGCCTGAATGCCGATCGACTATCCCTCGATCCCCACAGCCCGATCGGCATTTAAACCCATCGGGCAACTTCTCAACTGCCGGAATTGATGCAGGCTAATCGACTAGCGATCGGCTTAACTGATGTAACCAACACTCAACATCAACGGCCAAGGTTTGACCCAACTCCAGCAACTGCCGGATCGAAGGCAACTCCCAGCCGCCATCAGAAGGCGCGATACCCAAGGCAACGGGAACCACCGCACTTTCCCCCGCCGAGGCATCTTTTCGTTGCAGCCAGCCCAAACACAGAGGCACAATTTGACTGTACAGAGAATCGAAATACAGTTCCTGCGATTTGTCCAAACACAAACCCAGACTCAGCCGATCGCCCACAGCAATCAAACGCTCGATGTAGCGGATATCAGCTTCCAACTCCAGAGGCGATCGTTGATCCGTGCCCGATCCTGCTTGCAGTAGTGTGTCTAGCGATCGCCAAACCAGCCGTTCCAAAATTTGCTTGACTTCAGGAACATTCAAGTGGCTGCGGAGGTGGCCGGCTTCAGTGGCGAGATCCTCAATTTCCGCCAGCAGCGACTCCGCGTCTTCGGTTTCCAATTCCAAAGCCTTGGCCGCCGTCAAACAGCGGTGTCCCAAAGCCACCTCAGCAGCCACCTGTAACTCTACCGGCACCTGCAAGTCGTCGCGGTGGAAAGCCATCATCACCCCGTAATTTTCCCGATAAACCTGAGTGTAAAGCTGATCCAAGCGAGTCAAATTTTCTTGACTCAGCAACTGCACGATGCGGTGGCGTTCCTCAGCAAATAAATCTCGCAAGCTAAAGGACTGATCCCCAAACAACCGCACCATTTCCAGAATCGCGTGGGCCGCCGAAGCTTCTTGCAGAACTCCAAACAACCGTTCTTTGAGCATTGTATAAGACCGGCGGCTGCCAAAAGGCTGAATGCAGCAGTGGAAGTCCCAGCCCCCGAGGTGGAACGCAGCAAACACAAACACCTCTGTTTCCCGGGTAATTTCCGAGGTTAACTGCAATTGACCCACAGCCAGAGTCATCGAACCCATACGCTGAATTTGGAAATCTTCTTGCTGGGCCTGATAGCAGTAAACTCGCTGTTCGCGGGGATATTTGGCAAACAGAGCACTAATCGCGTAGTGGGCGGCTACTTGTTTGAGACTAACTTGGGCTGTTGTCACCAGTTGGCGGTAAACTTCCGCCCCTGTTTTGAAACAGTCAACGTTGCTGGGTATGAGGGCGAGTCGATCGATAAAATCCTTTTCTAGCTGGAT
The window above is part of the Microcoleus sp. bin38.metabat.b11b12b14.051 genome. Proteins encoded here:
- a CDS encoding CopG family transcriptional regulator, which gives rise to MTQAEKISISLPQSLLQFIETYKITKGCKSPSQVIEVALELLRNQELESAYRQASSEIDTAWDLTIADGLTDETW
- a CDS encoding type II toxin-antitoxin system PemK/MazF family toxin, translating into MKRGEIYYANLSPAVGSEMDKRRPVLVVSNDANNCAADTVTIIPITSNVTRVYPFEVLISSEDSGLPKPSKVQAQQVRTISRQRLGANVVGNLNPEMMQLIDAALKLHLDLD
- a CDS encoding DUF2281 domain-containing protein; this translates as MTVIEQIYAIVKTLPQNQASEILAFAEFIRAKYLNAHKSTDTVDSLTSWQELVYALGGTWAEDFPTLEEIRSESGEDILRESF
- a CDS encoding type II toxin-antitoxin system RelE/ParE family toxin, which codes for MNLKKSKCDDNAYRLRVGEYRIGFYFDGETITFVRILHRKDIYRYFPP
- a CDS encoding adenosine kinase produces the protein MTQNNQESGSVDVFGVGNALVDILALVEDEFVVKHGLNRGAMTLMDSETQGGLLHDLEHNSLQMRSGGSAANTMIGLAQSGGKGYYSGKVAKDTNGEFYRQDLLEAGIDFNVHPATESNGPTGTCVVLTTPDAERTLCTNLGVSTTLAATDIDVDRLSHCKYSYVEGYLWDAPEPRKASIKTMEESKRLGVKVAFTFSDGFLVDRFADDFHKVVSEYCDVIFCNADEVRSFFKEESLEECARKMSAISDLAFITNGDKGCMVVENKQIVDVAGFPVKAIDTVGAGDAFAGGVLFGITNGLSAAQAARWGNYLASLVVQIHGPRLEGSQAHLLNQVISG
- a CDS encoding bifunctional aminoglycoside phosphotransferase/ATP-binding protein; its protein translation is MAYLPPLIQQMLEPGFYPHSVTKPVQLIQTHISFVLLTGDYTYKIKKPVDFGFLDYSTLEKRQHFCIQELEMNRRTAPEIYLEVLPIVQSDDTFHFGSNELDVTPAELAVEYALKMRQFPQDSLLLSLLERGLLTEQVMANLGREVANFHSTAISNSYIRTFGEVGQIRTVINNNYRISQKYIGGPQTQTQYQETKDYSDGFFAENQELFNLRIANNKIRECHGDLHLRNIALWQDKILIFDCIEFNEPFRFVDVMYDIAFTVMDLESRGRRDLGNVFLNTYIEQTGDWEGLQVLPLYLSRQAYVRAKVTSLMLDDSSVSTAEKAQISQTAAHYYKLAWEYTKLRPGKLTLMSGLSGSGKSTAARYLARRTGAIHIRSDAVRKHLGGIPLNERGGQDLYSDEMTARTYGRLLKLGIMLAQRGWDVILDAKFDRQNWRTDAINQAQSHGLSLQIVYCTAPMAVLRQRLQQRTGDISDATAELLISQQAEEEPFTELEQIYVKVVDTAPDLEVQLNLICGE
- a CDS encoding YdcF family protein is translated as MFLFLSKLLPLLIYPLGLSCLLMMAALITLWKRPKWAAAPMAGALIILLLGSTGWVSKSLVRSLEWQNIPTAELPQASAIVVLGGGVKAALAPRPWVELGEAGDRIIYASRLYRQGKAPLLVLTGGRVDWKGGGSPESADMAEIAQTMGVPASAILQDPDSHNTYQNAVNVRKILDAQGIQNQVLLVTSAMHMTRSLLIFQRQGIKVIAAPTDFQITQQDIATSQNNGQAFALDLLPDTYYLHQSTKALKEYIGLMVYRLRGWL
- a CDS encoding ferredoxin-thioredoxin reductase variable chain, translating into MKIGDRVCIKNSVVVYHHPQNRSQPFDIKGMEGEVVAIVHEWHGRPVSANWPVLVQFDKKFRAHFKEDEVELISSEV